AATCTTGGAGTTCCTGGAGCAAAAAGTTTCCATTTAGTGGCAGCTGGATATGGTAATGTTGCAGGTGTAGCTACAGGTGCAGCGAATCCTTATTTTGCAAGATTTTCAAGCTCACCATCCACAACTGTTTTGGCAGATGCATTGGTTCAAGCACCTACATTTTTTTCTTTGTTTATTGGAGGAAATGATGTCTTAAGTTATGCTTTATCTGGAGGGACAGGAAAAGATCAAACGGGTAATATGAATCCTGCGACTTATGGAGGCAATGATATTACGGATCCAACTGTTTTTGCAAGTGTATATTCTTCTTTATTGACAGCTTTAACGGCGAATGGTGCCAAAGGAGTTGTGGCAAATTTGCCATATATTACAACTTTGCCTCATTTTACTACTGTTCCTTATAATCCTCTTACTCCTCAATTGCTGGGAAGCAATCTTGCTGTGCTTAATGCCCAATTATACGGACCATTAAAACAAGTTTTGACAAACTTTAATGCTGGTGAGCGAATCAATTTATTGTCTACAACATCAGCAAATCCATTATTAATTAAAGATGAAAGTCTTCCAAATCTTGCTGCTCAAATAACCGCAGCATTAACTCCATCATTGGGAGCTCAGACTGCGGCTTTTTACGGTGCTGTTTTCGGCCAGGCAAGACAAGCAAAATCAACCGATTTGATTCTTTTAACAACACAATCTGCAATTGGTGCTGCTCCAACAGCTGCTGATTCAGGATTGGGGATTGCTCCGCCAGCTCCGTTAAATGTTTTTGGAATTTCATATCCATTACAAGACAAACATGTTATTATTCCAACAGAAGCGGCAGAAATTAGAAAAGCTACTGATGCTTATAACGTGACAATCAAATCTTTAGCAGAAGAAAAAGGTATAGCATTTGTTGATACAAGAGCTACTATGACACAATTGTCAAGTGGAGGGGTTAAATTTGGAAACTTTACTATGACTTCTTCATTTGCGGTTGGTGGTGCCTTTTCATTAGATGGTGTTCATCCTAGTCCAAGAGGATATGCTTTAATTGCGAATATTTTTATTGATGCGATAAATGCAAAATATGGTTCGACACTTCGTCATGCTGATTTGGCGACTTATCAAATTCAATATCCAGCAACACTTCCATAAAGAAACTTAAATTTTAGATATAAAAAAGTCTCACATTTTAATATGTTGAGGCTTTTTTTGTTTTTAAGAAAAATGCTGTTTTCTATATTTTTTGGCTCAGTTTTATGAATCAAACAAAATCGTGCTATTTTTTATGAAAAAAAAATTGATTTTATATTTTAAAAAATTATCTTTGCGCTCTGAAAAAAGAGGTATTTTCGATAAACCTAAATAGCTATTTAATAAATACATAAGTAATGTCAAAAGTAATAGGAAAAGTTGCTCAAATCATTGGACCAGTAGTTGACGTAGTTTTCAACGGTAAGGATGTTGAACTTCCAAAAATTTATGATTCACTAGAAGTCACTAAAAAAGACGGAACTTTATTAGTTCTAGAAGTACAATCTCACATTGGAGAAAACACTGTTCGTACAATCTCTATGGACTCAACAGACGGTTTGTCTAGAGGATATGAAGTAGTTGGAACAGGAAGTCCAATCCAAATGCCAATCGGTCCAGATGTATATGGAAGATTATTTAATGTTGTTGGAGATGCCATTGATGGTTTAGGTAATTTGCCTAAAACTGGAGAAAACGGTCTGCCAATCCACAGACAAGCTCCAAAATTTGAAGATTTATCAACTTCATCTGAAGTATTATTTACAGGTATCAAAGTAATCGATTTGATCGAGCCTTATGCAAAAGGAGGTAAAATTGGATTGTTTGGTGGTGCTGGTGTAGGTAAAACTGTATTGATTCAGGAGTTGATCAACAATATCGCAAAAGGTCACGGTGGACTTTCAGTATTCGCTGGAGTAGGTGAAAGAACACGTGAAGGAAATGACTTGCTTCGTGAGATGTTGGAGTCAGGAATTATTAAATACGGTGATGATTTCATGCACTCTATGGAAAATGGAGGATGGGATTTATCTAAAGTAGATATGCCAGGAATGAGAGAGTCTAAAGCTACTTTCGTTTTCGGACAAATGAATGAGCCACCTGGAGCTCGTGCACGTGTGGCACTTTCAGGATTATCTATCGCTGAGTATTTCCGTGATGGAGCTGGATCTGATCAAGGTAAAGACGTATTATTTTTCGTTGATAACATCTTCCGTTTTACACAAGCAGGTTCTGAGGTATCGGCACTTTTAGGTCGTATGCCATCTGCAGTAGGTTACCAGCCAACTTTAGCAACTGAAATGGGTGCTATGCAAGAGCGTATTACATCTACAAACAAAGGATCTATTACATCTGTACAAGCGGTTTACGTTCCTGCGGATGACTTAACTGACCCGGCGCCGGCTACAACTTTCGCGCACTT
This is a stretch of genomic DNA from Flavobacterium endoglycinae. It encodes these proteins:
- a CDS encoding SGNH/GDSL hydrolase family protein; amino-acid sequence: MKKNIKWLFLVALTFMACNSDDDNKTPEEVPVTPGSAVFTKYVALGDSFAAGYSDNALFKKGQENGYPNILAQQFVAAGGGAFTIPYMNDNKGGLLLGGNVIAGTRLYFTAQRTAVPVPGPPTTEVTTHLTGPFNNLGVPGAKSFHLVAAGYGNVAGVATGAANPYFARFSSSPSTTVLADALVQAPTFFSLFIGGNDVLSYALSGGTGKDQTGNMNPATYGGNDITDPTVFASVYSSLLTALTANGAKGVVANLPYITTLPHFTTVPYNPLTPQLLGSNLAVLNAQLYGPLKQVLTNFNAGERINLLSTTSANPLLIKDESLPNLAAQITAALTPSLGAQTAAFYGAVFGQARQAKSTDLILLTTQSAIGAAPTAADSGLGIAPPAPLNVFGISYPLQDKHVIIPTEAAEIRKATDAYNVTIKSLAEEKGIAFVDTRATMTQLSSGGVKFGNFTMTSSFAVGGAFSLDGVHPSPRGYALIANIFIDAINAKYGSTLRHADLATYQIQYPATLP
- the atpD gene encoding F0F1 ATP synthase subunit beta; the protein is MSKVIGKVAQIIGPVVDVVFNGKDVELPKIYDSLEVTKKDGTLLVLEVQSHIGENTVRTISMDSTDGLSRGYEVVGTGSPIQMPIGPDVYGRLFNVVGDAIDGLGNLPKTGENGLPIHRQAPKFEDLSTSSEVLFTGIKVIDLIEPYAKGGKIGLFGGAGVGKTVLIQELINNIAKGHGGLSVFAGVGERTREGNDLLREMLESGIIKYGDDFMHSMENGGWDLSKVDMPGMRESKATFVFGQMNEPPGARARVALSGLSIAEYFRDGAGSDQGKDVLFFVDNIFRFTQAGSEVSALLGRMPSAVGYQPTLATEMGAMQERITSTNKGSITSVQAVYVPADDLTDPAPATTFAHLDATTVLSRKIAELGIYPAVDPLDSTSRILTPHILGDEHYNCAQRVKEILQKYKQLQDIIAILGMEELSEEDKLAVSRARRVQRFLSQPFHVAEQFTGIPGVLVDIKDTIKGFNMIIDGELDHLPEAAFNLKGSIQDAIEAGEKMLAEA